A stretch of DNA from Gaiellales bacterium:
GGCGTCGGCCGTGATGAACGGCAGGTTGATGTTCGTCGACTGCGTGGTCGACAGCTCGATCTTGGCCTTCTCCGCGGCCTCGTACAGCCGCTGGAGCGCCATGGCGTCCTTGCTCAGGTCGATGCCCTGGTCGCGCTTGAACTCGGCCGCGAGCCAGTCGACGATGGCCTTGTCGAAGTTGTCGCCGCCCAGGTGGTTGTCACCGGAAGTCGCCTTGACCTCGAACACGCCCTCGCCCAGCTCGAGCACCGACACGTCGAACGTGCCGCCGCCGAGGTCGAAGACGAGGATCGTCTGGTCGCCCTCCTTGTCGAGCCCGTACGCCAGCGAGGCCGCCGTCGGCTCGTTGATGATGCGCAAGACCTCGAGGCCGGCGATCTTGCCGGCGTCCTTGGTGGCGTTGCGCTGGGCGTCGTTGAAGTACGCCGGGACCGTGATCACGGCCTCGCTGACGCTCTCGCCCAGGTAGGCCTCGGCGTCCGCCTTCAGCTTCTGCAGGATCATCGCCGAGATCTCCGGCGGCGGAACGACCTTGTCGCCCGCCTTGACGCGCGCGTCGCCGTTCGGCCCAGCCGCGACCTCGTAGGGGACGATCTTCTGCTCCTCGGACACCTCCGAGGCCTTCCGGCCCATGAACCGCTTGATCGAGAAGATCGTGTTCTTCGGGTTCGTCACCGCCTGCCGCTTGGCCGGCGTGCCGACTAGGCGCTGCCCATCCTTGGTGAAGGCGACGACCGAGGGGGTCGTGCGACCGCCCTCGGCGTTCGGGATGACCGTGGGCTCGCCGCCCTCCATCACCGCCATGCACGAGTTCGTCGTACCCAGGTCGATGCCGATCACTCTTGCCATGCGCTTGCTACTCCTTTAGTTGATTCCACGAAGCAAATCTACGTCGAGTTATAGCAAGTTCGCAAGCGCGCGGCAACACGCACGGCGGGCGGGGCGCACCCCACCCTCCGCGCGTGCGTCTACCCCGGCTCAGCTCGAGGGATGCGGGCGCGCGGTCGCGACCGGCGCGGCGTCGCGCGCGGGCGCCCCGTACACCGCCGGGAAGCCCTGCCGCCAGCTCGGGTAGCGCAGCTCCCAGCCCAGCTCGCGGCGCGCCTTCGCGTTCGAGGCGCCGCGCGCCTCGGTGCCGATCAGCACCGCCGCGCCGCCGGCGAGGATCCGGGCGACGAACGCCGGGATGCGCCGGGGCGGCCGGGCGCCGAGCGTCTCCGCCATGAACGGCAGCCACTCCCGGGCCGGCGCCGGCTCGTCGTCGCAGATGTTGTAGATGCCGGGCCGGCCGCGCTCGATCGCGAGCACGGTGGCGGCCGCGGCGTCCTCGAGGTGGACGAAGGACGTCATCCCGCCGCCGTCGCCGACGATCGGGAACCGGCCCTTGCGCACCGGTTCGAGCATCCCGTCGTCCGGGTCGCCGTAGAACCCGCCGTACCGGAGCACGATCCCGTCGATCGACCCGACCGCCTCCTCGAGGTGGCGCAGGGCGGCGAACCCCTTCCGCATCGACGCCGGCGGGTCGGGGTCGAGCGGATCGTCCTCGCTCTTGACCGGCCCACCCTCGCGCGCGTACCGGTAGCTGGCGAAGCTCTGGGCGACGACCCGCCGCACGCCGACGTCCCACGCGGCCGCGAGCAGGGCGTCGGTGCCGTCGGCCCGCAGCCGGTTGGTGGCCGCGAACGTGCGGTCGAAGTTGCGCGAGAACGTCTGGTTGGCAAGCGCCGTGGCCTCGTGGACGACGGCGTCCGGGCGGGCGGCGCGCACGGCGGCGAGCACCGCCTCCCGGTCGAGCAGGTCGAGGGCGACGGGCTCGGCGCCGAGCGCGCGCAGGATCTCGTCCTTGCCGGTCGTGTGGTACGTGCCGACCACCTCGTGGCCGCGCCCGACGAGCCGGGGGACGAGCCGGGTTCCGATCGCGCCGCTCGCACCGGCGATGAAGACTCGCATCGTGGTTCTCCTCTCGCGTTTTCGTCTCACCCACATGACCCGCGCCGCGGCGGAGATGTGACGGTCGTCAGCCGGCGGCGGCCGCTGCCGTCACGGATTGACCGTAGGGGCACAGTTCGAGCAGCGGGCACTCGCCGCAGCGCGGCCGGCGGGCGAGGCAGATGCGGCGCCCGTGCGTGATGAAGAGCAGGTGCGCCTCGAGCATGCGCGCATCCGGGACGAGCGCGGTCAGGGCCGCGTGCGCCGGCCCGTCCGCCATCCGCTCGGGGATGAGGCCCAGCCTGCGCGCGACGCGGCCGACGTGCGTGTCGACGGGCATCACCGGGACGTCGAGGCTGAAGAGGAGGACGCAGCTCGCCGTCTTCGGGCCGACGCCCGGGAGCGTCTCGAGCCGGGCCATCGCGTCGGCCGGCGCGAGCTCGGCGGCCCAGTCGAGCCCGGGCGGGCCGCCGTCGGAGAGCTCGCGCAGCACGGCCTGGATGCGCGGCGCCTTCTGGGCGGCGAGGCCGCCGGGCCGCAGCACCTGCTCGAGCTCGGCCGTGTCGGCGTCGCGCACGTCCGCCCACTGCGGGTAACGCGCCCGCAGGCGTGCGTACGCACGCTCGCAGTTGATGTCGCTCGTGTTCTGGGACAGGATCGTGAGCACGAGTTCGTCGAGCGGCGGCAGCCGCCGGTGCACGGACGGGGCGCCGTAGCGCTCGCGGAGCAGGTCGAGGATCCGGTCGATCATGGTGTGGTGCACCCTACGCACGGGTAGGCTGCAGACGTGGATGCCGTCACCGACACGCTG
This window harbors:
- a CDS encoding NAD(P)-dependent oxidoreductase, whose translation is MRVFIAGASGAIGTRLVPRLVGRGHEVVGTYHTTGKDEILRALGAEPVALDLLDREAVLAAVRAARPDAVVHEATALANQTFSRNFDRTFAATNRLRADGTDALLAAAWDVGVRRVVAQSFASYRYAREGGPVKSEDDPLDPDPPASMRKGFAALRHLEEAVGSIDGIVLRYGGFYGDPDDGMLEPVRKGRFPIVGDGGGMTSFVHLEDAAAATVLAIERGRPGIYNICDDEPAPAREWLPFMAETLGARPPRRIPAFVARILAGGAAVLIGTEARGASNAKARRELGWELRYPSWRQGFPAVYGAPARDAAPVATARPHPSS
- the nth gene encoding endonuclease III codes for the protein MIDRILDLLRERYGAPSVHRRLPPLDELVLTILSQNTSDINCERAYARLRARYPQWADVRDADTAELEQVLRPGGLAAQKAPRIQAVLRELSDGGPPGLDWAAELAPADAMARLETLPGVGPKTASCVLLFSLDVPVMPVDTHVGRVARRLGLIPERMADGPAHAALTALVPDARMLEAHLLFITHGRRICLARRPRCGECPLLELCPYGQSVTAAAAAG